A window of Haloarcula marismortui ATCC 43049 genomic DNA:
AAGCACTTCGACCTCCAGCACGTCGCCCGGTTCGGCGTCCTCAATGTACACCGGCCCGGTGACGACGTGCGGCCCGGCTCCATCGTGTGGGACCTCCTCGTAGACGCTGACCTGATCCTCTAGGATGTCCGACTCCGGAATCCCCGCATTCGTGAAGAACTCCTCCGGCCCCGGCTGGTCCTCTAAGATGCCCTCGTGGGATATCGTCTCGATTTGGACGACCGAGCCAGATTCGACACGTTCTATGGGCTCTTTCGTCGGGTCGATCGCGCCCCAGACCACGTTCTCGGTCGTCGATTCGACGACGGTATCGACTTCGTAGGAGTCGCCTCCCTCCTGTGTGTCTGTCCCGTCGTCGGCCTGTGCGGCCGCGATGTCGACGTTGTCCCCGAGAACCTGTGAGCCGGTCCCTGCTCCGAGGAGACCCAGCGCGCCTGCCGCTTTCATGAGTCGTCTTCGTTTCATCGCTCCACGTCGCGGGAAGTGTCTGTCATGTAAAAGGACAGACGAAATAACAATTATTTCGTCAACCAAACATCAATACACCAGATTACGAACGATAGTCGACCGTTCGTCGTATTTTCTTCCGAATTACAAAACAGACATAGACAGTCGCGCTCGCTCCGGAGCGGAGTCCACTCGGTGATGGCTTAGCGGGACGGCCACGACGCAGCGACGCGCTCATATACGTCCTGACATCGCTCAACGACGGCCAGCGACACGCTCTCGTCGGCGGTGTGAGCCTCGCCGGGCTCAGCCGCGCCGACGATGACGCAGTCCGTTCCGGCCTGTGCGAGCCAGCCGGCGTCGGTCGCGTGCGGTTTGACGACGTGTTCGGGCGTCCCGTCCTGAGCGGTGGTAGCGGCGTCCAGCACTGCGTCCGCAAAGTCGGCGTCGCCACAGGCCATCGGCGGGAGGTCCTGGTCGACGCGCCAGGTCACGCCATCGATGGCTTCGACCCTGTCAAGCGGCGCGCGTTCGCCGGGGACCGTCCGCTCGTCTACTGTGGCCGCACACCGCTCGGGGATGACGTTCCAGGCCGAGCCCCCGTCAATCTCGGTGACCGCGACGCTCCCGCGCATTTCGTGCCCGAGGACGGTTGTCGACGGAAAGTCGAGATCCCGGACCACGTCGACGGCGTCGGTCACGCGGTAGATAGCGTTCGCGCCGGCCTCTGGTTCGCTGGCGTGGGCCGCTGCGCCGTTGGCGACGATGGTCGACCCCCGCCGGCCCTTGTGCGCGACGGCCACGTCCGTCGTTCCGGGTGCAGAGTAGCCGGTCGACCCCTCGCCGACGACGGCGTAGTCGGGCGCGAAACCGTCCTCGATAGCGGCCTGACAGCCGACGCCACCCTGTTCCTCGCCGACGAAAGAAGCGAAGACCAGTTCGCCGGCGGGGTCGGCGTCCCGGAAGGCAAGCATCGCCGCGGCGACACACCCTTTCATGTCCGCCGTGCCGCGGCCGTAGAGGCGGCCGTCGCGCTCCTCGACGACGTACTCGCCGTCGGCACCGACCTGCGACCCGTCCGGTGGGACCACATCGTGGTGGCCGACGAAGGCGAGCGAGTCGTCGCCCTGGCCCTTGCGGGCGATGACGTTCCCGTGGTCGTCACGGGTGACTCGTGCGTCGGTGTGGTCCCGGAGCCACGCTGTGATGTACTCCCCAGCAGCCGCTTCGTCGTCGTGACTGGGGATCGAAACGAGGTCACGAGTCAGCGATGTGAGCGTGTCCATATCCGTGGGTCGGGAGCCCGCGGAACAAAAATCCGCGGCAGGCGATGCTTGCGTTGGCTGGCCCACGCCGACCCGGTCCGAAAGATGGGCGTCAGTCCACCGGTGACTCTGTATCAGGCCTGAAACGGGTTGGAGGGGCGCAGTTTTCGCTGAGACTTCTGGTGTCCGTTTCGAACCGAACACCTGTGTGTCCCGAGCGGTAATACTCGGTAATGCTGGGCTACGCGGCGATGAACCGGACGCTTCGAGAGCGTGACCCGCCTCGCCGGTGCAATCGCGACATGCAGAAGAAGACCTGGGAATCCGAGGGTATCGAGTACGCGGCCACGCTCGCTGCGCAGAACTTCGAGGACCTGCGCGAGATTCTGCTGTGGAATCGCGACCACGGCATCGACTTCTATCGCTGTAGCTCCAAACTCGTCCCGTGGAACTCACAGTTCGACATTACTGCCCTGCCGAACTACGAGCGGGTCCAGTCACTGGCAGCGGAGTGTGGTGCGCTCGTACAGGACAACGATATGCGTCTGACCTTTCACCCGAGCCACTGGTGCAAGCTGGCGAGTGAGTCCGACGACACCGTCGCTCGTTCCGTCGAGTCGGTCGAACACCACGGCCGCTGGCTCGACCTGATGGGGGTCCCGCGGTCGCCGCGGTACGCGATTAACGTCCATATCGGCGCTCATTACGGTGACAAGGCGGCGACAGCCGACCGGTTCTGCGATGTCGTCAGCGACCTTGCACCACGGGCTCGCGACCGGCTGACTGTCGAAAACGACGACACCGAGTCGCTGTGGAGCGTTCAGGAACTCGTCACGGATGTCGCCAGTCAAGTCGATATTCCTGTGACGTTCGATTATCACCATCACAGCTTCACCGACCGCGGGCTCACCTATCGTGAAGGGTTCGAGTTGGCCCGGGAAACGTGGGATGGCGCCCGGCCGATCACACATTACTCGGAGCCGGCGCGCCTCCGGCCCGACAGCGATGCGAGCCCACAGGCACACGCTGACCACGTCGCTGCTGTCCCGACGTGGCTCACCGAACAATCGGACGTGATGGTTGAATCCCACGGCAAGGAACGGTCGTTGTTTCGCCTGCGGGCGGCTGACGCCGACCGTGTGCCAGGCACGGAGTGAGCAGGCACGCTATTCGGTGTCGAACGTCGGTCCGGAGCGGGAGACTCCACACCCTTATGAACGGCAGTCTCCAACGTTCGCATATGGAAATTGTACCGGACACGAGCGTGGTCATCGACGGCCGCGTGTCCGACCAAGTGAAGGCTGATGCCGACCCTGACACGGATGTCGACGGCATGGGCTTTGCCGGCGCGACGGTCGTCGTTCCCGAGGCCGTCGTCGGCGAACTCGAAGCACAGGCGAACGATGGCCGCGAGACGGGCTGGGAAGGACTCGAAGAGCTCCAAACACTCGTCGACCTGGCTGAGGAAGGCACCATCGACGTGGAGTACGTCGGCCGGCGGCCCGATGCCATCGAAAAGCGCGAGGCCGGCGAAGGCCAGATTGACGCGCTCATCCGGGATATCGCCGGTGACCGCGACGCGACGCTCGTGACCAGCGACGACGTCCAAGCCGAAGTCGCCCGCGCGAAGGGTCTCGCAGTGGAGTTTGTCGACCCGGTGAAGCGAACAGTCGACCGCCTGCAGATAGAGAACTTCTTCGACGAGGGGACGATGAGCGTCCACCTCAAGGTCGGTGTCGAGCCCTACGCCAAGAAGGGCTCTATCGGCGATATGCAGTACACGCCGATCCGCGACAGTCCCGCGACGGAGAGCGAACTCCGGGAGTACGCTGCCGACATCGAGGAGAGCGCACGCGCATCGCCGGACGGCTTCCTCGAACTCGACGAGCCCGGCATGACAATCACGCAGTTCCGGGACTACCGAATCGCCATCGCGCGGCCACCCTTCTCGGACGCACTCGAAATCACGGCCGTTCGGCCTATCGTCAAGACCGA
This region includes:
- a CDS encoding M20 family metallopeptidase → MDTLTSLTRDLVSIPSHDDEAAAGEYITAWLRDHTDARVTRDDHGNVIARKGQGDDSLAFVGHHDVVPPDGSQVGADGEYVVEERDGRLYGRGTADMKGCVAAAMLAFRDADPAGELVFASFVGEEQGGVGCQAAIEDGFAPDYAVVGEGSTGYSAPGTTDVAVAHKGRRGSTIVANGAAAHASEPEAGANAIYRVTDAVDVVRDLDFPSTTVLGHEMRGSVAVTEIDGGSAWNVIPERCAATVDERTVPGERAPLDRVEAIDGVTWRVDQDLPPMACGDADFADAVLDAATTAQDGTPEHVVKPHATDAGWLAQAGTDCVIVGAAEPGEAHTADESVSLAVVERCQDVYERVAASWPSR
- the uvsE gene encoding UV DNA damage repair endonuclease UvsE, whose product is MLGYAAMNRTLRERDPPRRCNRDMQKKTWESEGIEYAATLAAQNFEDLREILLWNRDHGIDFYRCSSKLVPWNSQFDITALPNYERVQSLAAECGALVQDNDMRLTFHPSHWCKLASESDDTVARSVESVEHHGRWLDLMGVPRSPRYAINVHIGAHYGDKAATADRFCDVVSDLAPRARDRLTVENDDTESLWSVQELVTDVASQVDIPVTFDYHHHSFTDRGLTYREGFELARETWDGARPITHYSEPARLRPDSDASPQAHADHVAAVPTWLTEQSDVMVESHGKERSLFRLRAADADRVPGTE